Proteins encoded by one window of Moorella humiferrea:
- a CDS encoding glutamate synthase-related protein, with protein MPTLSLMPPEFSVVRDDNKCIKCLACVRQCGFDAQKYDAEDDRLYAIDANCVNCQRCVSICPAGALTIYKNPPPMRPNAHWTEGHLRNIVKQAETGGVLLTGMGNDQPFPTYFDRLLLNASQVTNPSIDPLREPMELRTYLGSRAEPVSREESKDKTSTPLVPIETPIMFSAMSYGSISHEAFESLARAAKAFGTLFNTGEGGLPEDLYEYADHAVVQVASGRFGVHAGYLNAGRVIEIKIGQGAKPGIGGHLPGEKITAPVAATRMIPEGTDALSPAPHHDIYSIEDLKQLIFTLKEATRYQKPVSVKISAVHNVAAIASGIARAGADIIAIDGFRGGTGAAPTMIRDHVGIPIELAIAAVDQRLREEGIRNRVSLVAAGGFRSSADVVKAIALGADAVYIATAALIALGCHLCQKCYTGKCSWGIATQDPYRSRRLNPEIGAERLYNLLRGWSHEIKEMLGGMGINSIESLRGNRLHLRGVGLNEVELKLLGVKHAGEGM; from the coding sequence ATGCCGACTCTCAGCCTGATGCCACCTGAATTCAGTGTGGTTCGCGACGATAACAAATGCATTAAATGCCTGGCCTGCGTGCGCCAGTGCGGCTTTGACGCGCAAAAGTACGACGCGGAAGACGACCGCCTCTATGCTATTGATGCCAACTGTGTCAACTGCCAGCGTTGCGTCAGCATCTGCCCGGCCGGGGCGCTGACTATTTATAAAAACCCGCCGCCCATGCGGCCCAATGCCCACTGGACGGAAGGACACTTACGCAACATTGTCAAGCAGGCGGAAACTGGCGGGGTGCTCCTCACCGGGATGGGGAACGACCAGCCCTTTCCTACCTATTTCGACCGGCTGCTCCTTAACGCCAGCCAGGTTACCAATCCTTCCATTGATCCCTTAAGGGAACCCATGGAGCTGCGGACTTACCTGGGCAGCCGTGCCGAGCCGGTAAGCCGAGAGGAAAGCAAGGATAAAACCAGCACCCCTCTGGTGCCCATAGAGACCCCAATCATGTTTTCCGCCATGTCCTACGGGTCCATCAGCCATGAGGCCTTTGAATCCCTGGCCCGGGCGGCAAAAGCATTTGGCACCCTGTTTAATACCGGCGAAGGCGGCCTGCCCGAGGATCTCTACGAGTATGCCGATCACGCCGTAGTCCAGGTGGCCTCGGGGCGCTTCGGCGTCCATGCCGGTTACCTGAATGCCGGGCGCGTGATCGAAATTAAAATCGGCCAGGGAGCCAAACCGGGCATCGGCGGCCACCTGCCGGGGGAAAAGATTACCGCGCCTGTGGCCGCTACGAGAATGATACCTGAAGGTACCGATGCCCTGTCACCGGCTCCCCATCATGATATCTACTCCATTGAAGACTTGAAGCAGTTAATCTTTACTTTAAAAGAAGCAACCCGTTACCAGAAACCGGTTTCCGTCAAAATCTCGGCCGTCCATAACGTGGCGGCCATTGCCAGCGGCATTGCCCGGGCCGGGGCCGATATCATCGCCATTGACGGTTTTCGCGGCGGCACTGGCGCAGCTCCTACTATGATCCGCGACCATGTGGGTATTCCCATCGAGCTGGCCATTGCCGCCGTGGACCAGCGCTTGCGCGAGGAAGGTATCCGCAACCGGGTATCCCTGGTGGCTGCCGGGGGCTTCCGCAGCAGCGCCGATGTGGTAAAGGCCATAGCCCTGGGTGCCGATGCGGTCTACATCGCTACCGCCGCCTTGATTGCCCTGGGCTGCCACCTCTGCCAGAAATGCTATACCGGCAAGTGCAGTTGGGGCATCGCCACCCAGGATCCCTATCGCAGCCGGCGCCTGAATCCGGAAATCGGCGCCGAACGCCTTTACAACCTGCTGCGGGGTTGGTCCCATGAAATCAAAGAAATGCTGGGCGGCATGGGCATCAACTCCATTGAAAGCCTGCGCGGCAACCGCCTGCACCTGCGGGGCGTAGGCTTGAACGAAGTGGAATTGAAGCTCCTGGGTGTCAAACACGCCGGCGAAGGAATGTAG
- a CDS encoding EVE domain-containing protein: MMPLEQVLELVGDLDDAPGEKTPRERFRRFLSQNLTSVGAVRDYVEECLRSSGEQYNRALQDLVNHLGRLLGFDVTFGRYKGVQGEIGFDGVWKSPSGLYIVVEVKTTDVYAIKTATLLGYIDRLISEQKIPDWDHALGLYVVGRSDAELKQLENSIIAEKRTHQLRVITVDKLLTLAELLADYEMEHEAVLTVLRPTGPIVDSLIELMAGLVAKEIRTAGEGIQQPQEEITNEPSSEPEGVDVQYYLAPVASDDTQTAEERIKKLLGAGIYAVSENSLGRKVKPGDWICFYATATGVVAHARVKSSPVQKHHPLVKHPEKYPYVFEVDSVSIYTENPVVLSAELRAKLDAFQGRDPSKPWAWFVQGTGRITKHDFMLLTR; the protein is encoded by the coding sequence ATGATGCCACTGGAACAGGTATTAGAACTGGTTGGCGACCTTGATGACGCTCCAGGCGAGAAAACGCCAAGGGAACGCTTCCGCCGTTTCCTTTCCCAAAATCTCACTAGCGTTGGCGCTGTACGCGATTACGTGGAAGAGTGCCTGCGCAGTTCCGGGGAGCAGTATAACCGGGCCTTACAAGATCTGGTGAACCACTTGGGCCGCCTGCTGGGCTTTGACGTAACCTTTGGCAGATATAAGGGCGTCCAGGGGGAAATCGGGTTTGACGGCGTGTGGAAGTCCCCTTCCGGCCTTTATATCGTCGTAGAAGTGAAAACAACCGATGTTTATGCCATAAAAACGGCTACTCTCCTCGGCTACATAGACCGGCTTATATCCGAACAAAAGATACCCGACTGGGACCACGCTTTGGGCCTTTATGTAGTAGGGCGCAGTGATGCTGAACTGAAGCAACTGGAAAACTCCATCATTGCTGAGAAGCGCACCCACCAGTTACGGGTTATTACCGTTGATAAACTGCTTACCCTGGCTGAACTCTTAGCCGATTACGAAATGGAACACGAAGCTGTTTTAACTGTTCTCCGGCCAACGGGGCCTATAGTGGATTCCCTGATTGAACTGATGGCCGGCCTGGTAGCGAAAGAAATCCGCACTGCCGGCGAAGGCATACAACAGCCGCAGGAAGAAATTACTAATGAACCTTCATCGGAGCCCGAAGGTGTTGACGTTCAGTATTACCTCGCTCCGGTAGCGTCCGATGACACTCAAACCGCAGAAGAACGTATAAAAAAACTCCTTGGCGCAGGAATTTACGCCGTCAGCGAAAATTCCCTGGGACGAAAAGTTAAGCCGGGCGACTGGATTTGTTTTTATGCCACCGCGACGGGTGTAGTAGCACATGCCAGGGTAAAATCATCCCCCGTGCAGAAACATCACCCGCTGGTAAAGCATCCCGAAAAGTATCCTTACGTCTTCGAGGTGGATTCCGTCAGCATCTATACCGAAAATCCCGTTGTTTTAAGCGCCGAGCTAAGGGCGAAGCTGGATGCTTTCCAAGGGCGTGACCCTTCAAAACCCTGGGCTTGGTTTGTGCAAGGCACGGGACGTATCACTAAGCACGATTTTATGCTGCTTACCCGGTAA
- a CDS encoding SIMPL domain-containing protein, with protein MLRKIVVSGYGEASARPNIAEVGLNITFIQPEANQAQELVAGVTQKLLAELLSLGIPNKDIETSNYSLFPHYQWEKNSRVFKGYQASNALLVKTGDLSLVTQIIDAAVKAGVKNIDYVNFTYEDKSALEQEALTKAAQDAVERAKAIAAGLGVKVGAVIRVSGNRRSYDSGYYILRESSSYQAERPENVIPSDKIKVTAEVEAVLELVDNYPDK; from the coding sequence ATGCTTAGGAAAATAGTTGTATCCGGTTACGGAGAAGCTTCTGCAAGGCCCAATATTGCTGAAGTCGGGCTCAATATCACCTTTATCCAACCGGAAGCTAATCAAGCTCAGGAACTGGTGGCTGGTGTAACCCAGAAACTGTTGGCAGAATTGCTGTCCCTCGGAATACCGAACAAAGACATCGAGACTAGTAATTACTCATTATTCCCTCATTATCAATGGGAAAAAAACTCGCGTGTTTTCAAAGGTTACCAGGCTTCCAATGCTCTTCTGGTTAAGACCGGCGATCTGTCCCTGGTTACGCAAATTATTGATGCGGCCGTTAAAGCCGGAGTAAAAAACATAGACTACGTTAATTTTACGTACGAGGACAAATCAGCTTTGGAACAAGAAGCACTAACGAAGGCAGCCCAAGACGCGGTAGAAAGAGCCAAGGCTATTGCTGCAGGACTTGGAGTAAAGGTAGGTGCAGTTATTCGCGTTTCCGGTAATCGCCGTTCGTATGATAGCGGGTACTATATTCTTCGTGAAAGCTCCTCTTATCAAGCTGAAAGGCCAGAAAACGTTATTCCTTCAGATAAAATCAAGGTTACTGCCGAGGTAGAAGCTGTGCTAGAACTGGTGGATAACTACCCAGACAAATGA
- a CDS encoding TnsA endonuclease N-terminal domain-containing protein encodes MMSAISFLDQLWQAFEQCRGYSSAEFVGKRLRQEENERFYEGDFFIKVFPETQNILRHIREVGFLHPPQVDAFEFYVEYYDELEGRWRRYYPDFILKLKNNGWAVVEVKQADQTAHPHVVAKEQAARELFEKLNSIHYIIKRDDEIRRGMFQDIIAAGSSNG; translated from the coding sequence ATGATGAGCGCAATTTCTTTTCTTGATCAACTGTGGCAGGCTTTTGAGCAGTGCCGGGGCTACTCCAGTGCTGAATTTGTTGGGAAACGCTTGCGGCAGGAAGAGAACGAGCGATTTTACGAGGGTGACTTTTTTATAAAGGTATTCCCTGAAACCCAGAACATCTTGCGCCACATCCGGGAGGTTGGCTTTTTGCACCCACCGCAGGTGGACGCTTTTGAGTTTTACGTAGAGTATTACGATGAGTTGGAAGGTCGTTGGAGACGCTATTACCCAGACTTTATACTTAAACTCAAAAATAATGGATGGGCAGTGGTTGAAGTGAAACAGGCAGACCAAACGGCACACCCCCATGTGGTAGCTAAAGAGCAGGCCGCCCGCGAACTCTTTGAAAAACTGAATTCCATCCACTACATTATCAAACGGGATGATGAGATACGCCGGGGTATGTTCCAAGACATTATTGCAGCAGGCAGCAGTAACGGGTAA
- a CDS encoding PIN domain-containing protein: MREEREKLRNNVAEHTRERVFLDSSVLLTAACHEHSDSAKLLGRCKEGNMLGIVSQTVLNECYRKLNRHPELQRKFDELARHLEVVEVSDKDIEKYTTIADPNDRHVLAGAEAGCADYLVTLDWKHFLSSSAKKRLAGYPIPRVFPGILTSPFREEQLPRIAISITEGTFAIGVDPQWTSKTIQHAGRPFVVLDFPGVFSIWYEPARFQLKMRTEVYESPIVLTFHRYIDDSDAFLCIATWDVVQGFTCMLDGKLQTIRRRWQKVPAESRLWIGSDRNGANQINGLVIFHGWPRALTEKEMRRVFEGGYVILPEKPASLTNSIV, translated from the coding sequence ATGAGGGAAGAAAGAGAAAAACTCAGGAACAATGTTGCTGAGCATACAAGAGAGAGGGTTTTTCTGGATTCAAGCGTTTTGTTAACCGCTGCCTGCCATGAGCATTCTGATTCAGCCAAACTATTGGGGCGATGCAAAGAAGGTAATATGTTAGGCATCGTTTCCCAGACTGTTCTTAACGAATGCTATCGAAAACTAAATCGTCATCCAGAACTCCAAAGGAAATTCGATGAGTTAGCGCGCCATCTAGAAGTGGTCGAAGTTTCAGACAAGGATATAGAAAAGTATACTACAATAGCCGACCCGAATGATCGTCACGTTTTAGCTGGAGCTGAAGCCGGTTGTGCAGATTACTTGGTAACTTTGGATTGGAAGCATTTCCTATCCTCGTCGGCAAAAAAACGGTTGGCGGGCTATCCAATTCCGCGGGTCTTCCCAGGGATATTGACCAGCCCCTTTCGCGAAGAACAACTTCCGAGAATTGCAATTAGTATAACTGAAGGAACATTCGCTATAGGAGTGGATCCTCAATGGACCAGCAAGACTATCCAGCATGCTGGCCGCCCCTTCGTCGTTCTCGATTTCCCCGGGGTATTCAGTATTTGGTATGAACCGGCACGCTTCCAGTTGAAGATGCGTACAGAGGTATACGAGAGTCCTATAGTGCTTACATTTCATCGATACATAGATGACAGCGATGCCTTCCTATGCATTGCAACCTGGGACGTAGTCCAGGGATTTACTTGTATGCTGGATGGAAAATTACAGACGATCCGACGGCGCTGGCAGAAAGTTCCCGCAGAAAGCAGGCTTTGGATAGGCTCAGACCGAAATGGAGCCAATCAAATAAACGGCCTTGTTATTTTTCACGGCTGGCCACGAGCTTTGACCGAAAAAGAGATGAGGCGTGTGTTTGAAGGTGGTTATGTGATATTACCCGAAAAACCGGCGAGTTTGACCAATTCTATAGTTTGA
- the glnA gene encoding type I glutamate--ammonia ligase, translated as MEDKNKEKRAAVLNQAEEWGVKFVRLQFTDIFGVLKNVAIPVNQLPKALNNELMFDGSSIEGFVRIEESDMYLYPDPDTFAVFPWRPHDGAVARLICDVYNPDGTPFAGCPRCTLKKVIAEAAAMGYTMNVGPEAEFFLFHTDASGRPTLTTHDRAGYFDLTPVDLGEDARRDMVLTLEQMGFEIEASHHEVAPGQHEIDFKYAEALTTADRIATFKFVVRTIAQRHGLHATFMPKPIYGINGSGMHVNISLSKNGQNAFYDPADRLGLSQTAYHFIAGIMKHARALAAVTNPTVNSYKRLVPGYEAPVYIAWSPRNRSPLIRVPAKRGPSTRIEVRHPDPSCNPYLALAVLLKAGLDGIKKGLTPPPPTDKNIFAMTPAELQAEGIGVLPGSLDEALEALAEDEVIKEALGPHIYERLTLAQKLEWEQYRTRVHQWEIDQYLTKF; from the coding sequence ATGGAAGACAAAAACAAGGAAAAACGGGCGGCTGTCCTTAACCAGGCCGAAGAATGGGGGGTTAAATTTGTTCGCCTCCAGTTTACCGATATTTTCGGGGTCTTGAAAAATGTCGCCATACCGGTAAACCAGCTGCCCAAGGCTTTAAACAATGAGCTCATGTTTGACGGCTCTTCTATTGAAGGCTTTGTGCGCATCGAGGAGTCGGATATGTACCTGTATCCCGATCCAGACACCTTTGCCGTTTTCCCCTGGCGCCCCCATGATGGAGCGGTGGCCCGCCTCATCTGCGACGTTTATAACCCTGATGGTACACCCTTTGCCGGTTGTCCCCGCTGTACTTTGAAGAAGGTTATCGCTGAAGCAGCCGCCATGGGTTATACCATGAACGTCGGGCCGGAGGCCGAATTCTTTCTTTTCCATACAGATGCTTCCGGCCGACCAACCCTAACAACCCATGACCGTGCCGGTTACTTTGACCTCACCCCGGTAGACCTGGGGGAGGACGCGCGCAGGGATATGGTCCTAACCCTGGAGCAGATGGGCTTTGAAATTGAAGCCTCCCATCACGAAGTAGCCCCCGGTCAACATGAAATTGACTTTAAATACGCCGAGGCCCTGACCACGGCCGACCGCATCGCTACCTTTAAATTCGTAGTGCGGACTATTGCCCAGCGCCACGGCCTCCATGCGACCTTTATGCCCAAGCCCATTTACGGCATTAACGGTTCGGGGATGCATGTGAATATCTCACTATCGAAAAACGGACAGAATGCTTTTTACGACCCCGCCGACAGGCTGGGCTTAAGCCAGACCGCCTATCATTTCATCGCCGGAATCATGAAGCACGCCCGCGCCCTGGCGGCCGTAACCAACCCGACGGTCAATTCTTATAAACGCCTGGTTCCCGGATATGAAGCGCCGGTATATATTGCCTGGTCGCCGCGCAACCGCAGCCCTTTGATTCGGGTGCCGGCCAAACGCGGCCCTTCCACCCGCATTGAAGTGCGGCACCCGGATCCTTCCTGTAACCCCTACCTGGCCCTGGCGGTTCTTTTGAAGGCCGGCCTGGATGGGATCAAAAAGGGCCTGACCCCGCCGCCGCCTACCGATAAAAATATCTTTGCCATGACACCGGCTGAACTTCAGGCAGAAGGCATCGGCGTCCTGCCCGGAAGCCTTGATGAGGCCCTGGAAGCCCTGGCCGAAGATGAAGTTATCAAGGAAGCGTTGGGCCCCCACATTTATGAACGCCTGACCCTGGCCCAGAAACTGGAATGGGAACAATATCGTACCAGGGTGCACCAGTGGGAGATCGATCAGTATTTGACTAAGTTTTAA
- a CDS encoding Nramp family divalent metal transporter — protein sequence MFKDDRAFNVSPGCGPEFTVEDLPQPPSPLNLRRLLAIMGPSVIALGGTLGSGEWLIGPSMFVKYGLALLWITTVSTLLQTFLNIEMARYTLYTGEPITVGFMRLNPGSKFWAPLMSLLGILERGLPGWALASATCLAALQLGKIPGNADKNLVLIYGVIVFLSCVVLTSVGRKVERTLEIANWAMMIIVFLGLGLLAIAFVPARVWAEGLKGFVSFGYVPKGVDIFMLSALAGYSAYGGFGNNAITNWYRDKGFGMGAKVGYIPALVGGTMVHVSPSGKVAPPTEDNLKSWKQWFKILSYDQWCVFFVGGMFGMFLPGILAAGLIPRGSDLPQWGVAAYQGEVFRSLIGPIGWFFALGLGFWILFSTALSNVDLVCRQITDMSWSGSPAVRRWAKDDIRKIYYLLLLIFTIWGLLYMKITVPLKLVALSGNIANFTLALSALTTIYLNRKFIPKEFRAPLWREIMLVLNALFFGTFFLLFAFNQLFGLKF from the coding sequence ATGTTTAAAGATGATAGGGCTTTTAACGTTTCCCCTGGATGTGGACCCGAATTTACGGTAGAAGACCTTCCCCAGCCACCCAGTCCTTTAAACCTGCGCCGCTTGCTGGCTATTATGGGGCCGAGCGTTATAGCTTTGGGCGGTACCCTGGGAAGCGGCGAATGGTTAATCGGGCCGTCCATGTTTGTAAAGTACGGCCTGGCCCTGCTCTGGATCACCACTGTATCAACTTTGCTGCAGACTTTCCTCAATATCGAAATGGCCCGCTACACCCTTTATACCGGTGAACCAATTACTGTTGGCTTCATGCGTTTAAATCCCGGTTCTAAATTCTGGGCCCCCCTTATGTCCCTCCTGGGTATCCTTGAACGCGGTTTGCCCGGCTGGGCCCTGGCCAGTGCCACCTGCCTGGCGGCACTGCAATTAGGAAAAATTCCGGGCAATGCTGATAAAAATTTAGTTTTGATCTACGGCGTCATCGTTTTTCTTTCCTGCGTCGTTTTAACTTCCGTGGGGCGTAAGGTTGAACGTACCCTGGAAATAGCCAACTGGGCCATGATGATTATCGTTTTTCTGGGTTTGGGCCTGCTGGCCATTGCCTTTGTGCCGGCAAGGGTCTGGGCGGAAGGCTTGAAAGGCTTCGTTTCCTTCGGCTATGTTCCAAAAGGGGTAGATATTTTCATGCTTAGCGCCCTTGCGGGCTATTCGGCGTACGGCGGTTTCGGCAACAACGCTATTACCAACTGGTATAGAGATAAAGGTTTCGGAATGGGCGCCAAGGTGGGATACATCCCCGCACTGGTGGGCGGTACCATGGTCCATGTCTCCCCTTCCGGTAAAGTCGCACCGCCTACGGAAGATAACTTGAAGTCCTGGAAACAGTGGTTTAAGATTTTAAGCTATGATCAATGGTGTGTTTTCTTTGTTGGCGGCATGTTCGGTATGTTCCTGCCGGGCATCCTGGCGGCTGGCCTGATACCCAGAGGAAGCGATTTGCCTCAGTGGGGAGTTGCCGCCTATCAAGGAGAGGTTTTCAGAAGCTTAATCGGACCGATAGGTTGGTTTTTTGCCCTGGGCTTGGGCTTCTGGATACTTTTCAGTACGGCCCTAAGTAATGTGGACCTAGTCTGCCGTCAGATAACCGATATGTCCTGGTCCGGTTCCCCGGCCGTGCGGCGCTGGGCCAAGGATGATATCAGGAAAATTTACTACCTGCTGCTGTTAATCTTCACAATCTGGGGTCTCCTATATATGAAAATCACGGTTCCTTTGAAGCTTGTGGCCTTAAGCGGTAACATTGCTAATTTTACCCTGGCCTTATCCGCTCTGACGACCATCTATCTTAACCGGAAATTTATACCAAAAGAATTTAGGGCACCCCTCTGGCGCGAAATTATGCTGGTATTAAATGCCTTGTTCTTTGGCACCTTTTTCCTCCTTTTCGCTTTCAATCAGCTGTTCGGACTTAAATTTTAA
- a CDS encoding ANTAR domain-containing response regulator produces the protein MQQPKIFIASADPAARQNLKYLLVREGYLIAGEAPDGSQALRMIRTLQPDLVILDNELQGTTPLEVARIVEEDGVAPIIFLASSWHRNLLAHTHEFPFFAYLIKPVQENTLLPAIEAALANYQKICRLQQEILKLKETLAARKIIERAKGILMDTMGLTEAEAYRRMQRQSMDRCVPMKNIAEAIIVAHELQSGSSKGKKVD, from the coding sequence ATGCAACAGCCCAAAATTTTTATCGCCAGTGCCGACCCGGCTGCCCGGCAGAATTTAAAGTATTTATTGGTGCGGGAGGGCTATTTGATTGCCGGGGAAGCCCCGGACGGCAGCCAGGCCCTGCGGATGATCCGCACCCTGCAGCCTGACCTTGTAATTTTGGATAACGAGCTCCAAGGTACCACTCCTTTGGAAGTAGCCAGGATCGTCGAAGAAGATGGCGTAGCCCCGATAATTTTCCTGGCCTCTTCCTGGCATCGGAATTTGCTGGCCCATACCCACGAATTTCCGTTCTTTGCTTATTTAATTAAACCGGTGCAGGAGAACACCTTGTTACCTGCTATAGAAGCGGCCCTGGCTAATTACCAAAAAATTTGCCGCCTGCAGCAGGAAATCTTAAAGCTTAAGGAAACCCTGGCCGCCCGGAAAATAATTGAACGGGCCAAGGGGATTCTTATGGACACCATGGGATTAACGGAAGCCGAGGCCTACCGGCGCATGCAGCGTCAGAGCATGGATCGGTGCGTTCCCATGAAAAACATCGCCGAGGCGATTATCGTCGCCCACGAACTTCAGAGCGGCAGCAGTAAAGGTAAAAAGGTGGATTAA
- a CDS encoding class II glutamine amidotransferase, with protein sequence MLREGDYRIPAGCAISGFINKDGRRVNGNAIIQSIALMQERSNGLGGGFAAYGIYPEYKDYYALHLLFEDKLSRNQVEELIKDNFYIEAEDRIPTRHVRSIGKAPLLWRYFVTPRLAKIEEAQETEADFMTRLVMRINDSVNGAYVVSSGKNMGAFKGVGYPEDIGEFFRLDEYQAYTWIAHGRFPTNTPGWWGGAHPFTLLDWSVVHNGEISSYGANRRFLEMYGYKMTLQTDTEVVAYAIDLLVRRHKLPLELAAKVLAAPFWQVIDRLPAAERDLYTRLRVVYGSLLMNGPFSIIVGFSGGLMALSDRIKLRPLVAASHGATLYVASEEAAIREICPDVERVWYPQGGEPVIGLVEEESQCRLSA encoded by the coding sequence ATGCTCAGGGAAGGAGACTACCGGATACCTGCAGGATGCGCCATCAGCGGCTTTATCAATAAAGACGGCCGCAGGGTTAACGGTAATGCCATCATCCAGTCCATCGCTTTGATGCAGGAACGGTCTAACGGCCTGGGCGGCGGTTTCGCCGCCTATGGCATCTATCCGGAATACAAAGATTACTATGCCCTGCATCTCCTCTTTGAGGATAAGCTGAGCCGCAACCAGGTAGAGGAGCTGATTAAAGATAATTTTTATATTGAAGCCGAAGACCGTATCCCCACCCGTCACGTCCGGTCCATCGGCAAAGCGCCCTTGCTGTGGCGTTATTTTGTAACCCCCAGGCTGGCGAAAATCGAAGAAGCCCAGGAGACGGAAGCCGACTTCATGACCCGACTGGTCATGCGCATCAACGACAGCGTCAACGGTGCCTATGTCGTTTCCAGCGGCAAAAACATGGGAGCCTTTAAAGGAGTGGGTTATCCGGAAGATATCGGCGAGTTCTTCCGCCTGGATGAATACCAGGCCTATACCTGGATTGCCCACGGCCGCTTTCCCACCAATACCCCCGGGTGGTGGGGCGGCGCCCATCCCTTTACCCTGCTTGACTGGTCGGTAGTTCATAACGGCGAGATTTCTTCCTATGGTGCCAATCGCCGTTTTCTGGAAATGTACGGTTATAAAATGACCCTGCAGACCGATACCGAAGTAGTCGCCTACGCTATCGATTTACTAGTTCGGCGCCATAAACTGCCCCTGGAACTGGCGGCGAAGGTCCTGGCGGCTCCCTTCTGGCAGGTAATCGACCGCCTGCCGGCGGCAGAACGCGATCTTTATACCCGTCTACGGGTTGTTTACGGAAGCCTCCTGATGAACGGGCCCTTTTCCATCATTGTCGGATTCAGCGGCGGCCTTATGGCTTTGAGCGACCGCATCAAACTGCGGCCCCTGGTGGCCGCTTCCCACGGCGCCACCCTGTATGTGGCCAGCGAGGAAGCGGCCATCCGGGAAATCTGTCCCGACGTGGAACGGGTATGGTATCCGCAAGGAGGCGAGCCGGTCATCGGCTTAGTTGAGGAGGAATCCCAATGCCGACTCTCAGCCTGA
- a CDS encoding HEPN domain-containing protein, producing MSDELWRLWFQRAKSNLARAELGRQTSDILYEDLCFDAHQAVEKALKGIMAFLEMDIPKTPSIGYLLKLIEESGKV from the coding sequence ATGAGCGATGAATTATGGCGCCTGTGGTTCCAAAGAGCAAAAAGTAACCTCGCAAGGGCCGAACTTGGCAGGCAAACCTCAGATATTCTCTACGAAGATCTTTGCTTTGATGCCCACCAGGCAGTTGAAAAGGCCCTTAAAGGTATAATGGCATTCCTGGAAATGGATATCCCGAAAACCCCTTCTATTGGGTACCTTTTGAAGTTAATTGAAGAGTCCGGGAAGGTTTAG
- a CDS encoding nucleotidyltransferase domain-containing protein, whose protein sequence is MEEVLDTVVEKIVKTVNPDKIILFGSRSRGQEGSHSDYDLLVLKRGINNRRALAHQIYRILVDVPAAVDILVETPEKLERYRNS, encoded by the coding sequence GTGGAAGAAGTCCTTGATACAGTAGTCGAAAAGATAGTGAAGACTGTAAACCCCGATAAAATTATCCTTTTTGGATCCAGAAGCAGAGGGCAGGAAGGATCGCATAGTGATTACGATCTTTTGGTGCTGAAAAGAGGAATAAATAATCGCCGCGCTTTGGCCCACCAGATCTATAGAATCCTGGTCGATGTTCCTGCTGCCGTGGACATACTTGTAGAAACCCCGGAAAAACTAGAAAGGTACCGTAATTCATGA